In Mycoplasmopsis phocirhinis, the DNA window GAGAAAAAACAACCAATCCTTTTTTAAGAAGTCGTGAATTTTTATGACAAGAAGGACACACTTGTCATAGTAATCCAATGGAGGCTAGACAACTAACTAGAACAATAATTTCTCTTTATGCAAAATTTTTAAAAAATTATTTAGCTATTCCAGTTATTGTTGGTAAAAAAACTCCAAAAGAAAAATTTGCTGGAGCTTGTTCTACGTATACTGTTGAAGCAATGATGAAAGATGGAAGGGCATTACAATCAGGTACTAGTCATTATTTAGCCCAAAATTTTTCAAAACCTTTTGGTATTGTTTTTAAGGATGAAAATAATAATAAAGATTATGCTTATCAGACATCATGGGGTGTTTCAACACGTTTGATAGGAGCGATTATTATGACGCATGGAGATAATCGTGGTATTATAATTCCACCTAAAATCGCACCAATCCAAATTGATATAATAGAAATATTTGCAAATAAAAACCCCAAAGTTAGGGATGTTTCTAAGAAATTGTTAAAAGATTTAGGAAGAATTTACAGAGTAAATTTAGATAATTCAGAAAAAAATCCTGGATTTAAAGTTTCTAATTCAGAAATTCAAGGGACTCCATTAAGAATTGAAGTTGGTCCTAGAGATTTAGAAAATGATTTGGTTACAATCGTGCGCAGAGACACCCTAGAAAAAATTGTTTTACCTGTAAATCAAGTTAAGAAAAACATCAAATCATTATTAAATGATATTCACAATAATTTATTTAATAATGCGAAAAAAAGATTAGACACAAACACGATTCGCGTTAATGATTATGAAACATTTAAAGTTGAAATCAAAAAACAAAAATTTGTTCTTGCTCCATTTTGTTGCCAAATAGAAGCAGAAGATTTAATCAAAAATGAAACAGGAGCAACGACACGTTGTATTCCAAAAACAATGGAAAGACCTTTTAAAACTATGCCATGCATAATTTGCGGTAAAGAAACAAAGCGTTTTGTCGTATTTGCTCGTGCATATTAGTTTGGTTAACATAACTAACTTTTATCTTAGGAACAGAAAGGTAATTATGTTTCAAAATTTAATTCAAGGTTTTGCTATTGCTGATGGTTTAACTAATTTACAGCGATACAATGTTGTATCTCAAATAGCACAATTAGAATTAGGACATGCAAAAGCAAAAAGATATGCTGCTATTAACACTATTAAAAAAGCTTCGCGATTGAGTGACGATAAAAAAGATTCACTGTTTGGTTATTTTAGTGAAAATATGCAAAGAGTATTAACTTGTGTTTCAAAATTAAATAAAGAAATGATAATTCAATTATTTATATCTCCCAATCAAGATAAAAAATGATGAGAAGCACTTTGCTCAAAAACCACTTTTTACAAACGTCGTAAAGAAATGGTAGATGAATTTATTTTTTACTATTTTTCAAATTACGATAACTAGCCACTTCTGTGGCTTTTTGCTTTATAACACAAAAAAATAATTTAAACAAGTACATTTCAATAAATTGGAGATTTAATGAGTTCAACAAATAATAAAAGATTTATTAAATTATGTAATTCTTTGAGTTTGCCCATAACACAAAGTTTACAAAAAACAGAGATTACTGGATATTATCACGATCAAGTGCAAGATGTTTTGGAAATATGATTTAATTTTAACGATGAGGTTATAACCGAGGATTTTTTTTATTTTCATAAATGTATTTTGAATAATGCTCATTACCGGATAATGCCTCATTATAATTTTGATATTTTGCAATACAAACAACAAAATATAATTAGTTTTATTGAACATTTACTGAATAAATCGCCAAAATATGTTGATTTAAAACAATCTAGATTTCACAAATTAATGATTAATAAAGACAATCATAAATTTGAATTTATAGTCAATGACGAAGAAGAATTTAATTTTTTAAAACCTCAATTAATGCACTTTGTTGATCAATTAAAACTTTATGGTTTTAAACATCTTGATATTCAAATT includes these proteins:
- the proS gene encoding proline--tRNA ligase produces the protein MKELEKITPQETDFAKWYTDVVKQGNLIAYGPLKGTLIFKPNSYGIWELIQKYLNEEFIKLGVKNVYLPLLIPSRLLEKEKDHIQGFNPELATITQVGETKLEEKVYVRPTSEVLFADLFKNSTESYKDLPIIYNQWANVIRWEKTTNPFLRSREFLWQEGHTCHSNPMEARQLTRTIISLYAKFLKNYLAIPVIVGKKTPKEKFAGACSTYTVEAMMKDGRALQSGTSHYLAQNFSKPFGIVFKDENNNKDYAYQTSWGVSTRLIGAIIMTHGDNRGIIIPPKIAPIQIDIIEIFANKNPKVRDVSKKLLKDLGRIYRVNLDNSEKNPGFKVSNSEIQGTPLRIEVGPRDLENDLVTIVRRDTLEKIVLPVNQVKKNIKSLLNDIHNNLFNNAKKRLDTNTIRVNDYETFKVEIKKQKFVLAPFCCQIEAEDLIKNETGATTRCIPKTMERPFKTMPCIICGKETKRFVVFARAY
- a CDS encoding MG284/MPN403 family protein — protein: MFQNLIQGFAIADGLTNLQRYNVVSQIAQLELGHAKAKRYAAINTIKKASRLSDDKKDSLFGYFSENMQRVLTCVSKLNKEMIIQLFISPNQDKKWWEALCSKTTFYKRRKEMVDEFIFYYFSNYDN